The following nucleotide sequence is from Apium graveolens cultivar Ventura chromosome 4, ASM990537v1, whole genome shotgun sequence.
TGATCCATTTTGGAGTGGTTCGATGTGACGCATCTTCAGTTGTCTCCTGACAGTTGGAAGTTAATGTTAGCTTTGTTCGTGTTATATGATTGACACAAGCTTGGTGTTCCAACTGCGAGGCGGATTGCCTACTTCTTCAATCTATGTCGGGGTGTCAAGGATTTCTTCTACTTGGTTGCTCAACCATGCCACAATTTGACCGGATTTTCTGATGGAATGAAGAGCCATGGAAAAAAAATCAAGGACACCTTGTTCTACTTGTATGATATTGAGAGGATCCACACTAGTTTTAACTCCGATGCTTGTATGCCTTTCTAACTTGTTTTTTATTTGTTCGTCATATCAATAGTCCTATATTCTTCCTATTTTTGTTACATCTTCTTTTATACTTCGATTATAGTACGGAACACTATTTACTCCCCCGTTGAAAATAGACAAGCTTTCTCCGAAACTTCACTTATTCCTTCCTCGATGATAGTCGGGCCCATTTACTTTAATAACCGGATACAATATCTATGACCATTTTAGTTCATAACAATTTCATATTCACAGAATATATAAAGAAATTAAACAATTTAATCTGATAATCTGCCACACAAGTACATGAGCATCATAGTATTAGTGGCTCAGATTGCAATTGTAGTTCCATTGTTTGAATGCTTGCTGGTTTTTTACAATCAGTTTAAAACATGTGTTATACATGCTTTTAATTTATGTTATTTTGTTTAGTTAGAAAATTTTTATGAAGATCACATTTTTACTCGAAACCTCGGAAACTATCTATATTCTGTAATTAAAATactatgaaatatattattttgtgaagtatgttctacgaatattattaattaattaaaattgttgaaaatcatttaagtttaataagtataatgtgtatgaattgaacaaatgttctgcaaactaaacatgttttgtaaaataaaatattttttaatgttCTACATGCAGTACATGTAcgatattcaagattttgaataaaataatgatctGTGTAGAACATTATTCGCAAAATAATACgttttgcaatatttttatgTAATATTTTAATTGCACAACATAAGTGTTCTCTCGGTAATTTATTAGCTGAATTTGTTAAAAAGTAGATTAGTCTAAATCCCCAGGTAGATAATATTTATTTTAACTGAATTCATATTTTAAAGTTAATATATatcattttttaaatatattaatgatgatatattacatattaatgaaataaaatatacatatttttatactaaattatattatttattatttgatATTGATAATTTATTTGTCTTAATAgaaatatattttattcaaaTATATTAAGTGAAgatttataataatattaaagAAAAAACTGagattaaaagaagaaattaacCGAAAGAAGAAATTAACATATGTATAAATGAGAAAAGGAGAGAATTAGTGGAGGACGattgaaaaaaataataaaggAGGGGACAGAATTAGTCGGTggaaaataatatatatatttttaaaacagtGGAGCTTTCCAAGCTATGTCCAGTTTGACAAGAGAGAGTACAATTATAAGAATGGAAAGATATGTATCATAAATGTCATTAAAGTTTCTCGAATGGGTATAATACTTTGGATGGAATTCTTTAATAAGTATAAGTCACATATGTGTCACAAGTTGTTGAATTCAGGGTTGAATTGACATGGGATGTGTATATGTTTTCATGGTGATTGAATcgtgttttaaaaatttcatgtATAATAATATTTAGAGTCATGTCTTGATTCAAATTATTGTTTTTATCGATTTGTATAAAATGAAGTGATAAAAATGTAAACatgaaaaaagaaataaatataaGTATCGTATCACCcaattattaaaatttgaaaTATATTGACTTTCATAATATAGTACtcctccgtccctcccaattgttatcgtttctgggaGAGTTTCCGATACGATTTTAAGATGAATAGAAAGTATAGTTGTATAACTTTTCTCAAAAAATTTCTTTTTCTGtataaaaatagaatgtttaaatttttattcaaaaaaataatttttttaaaaaaagttaaagAACTATATTTTCtcttcatcttaaaatgcgtgctGGACACtccagaaacgataacaattgggagggacggagggagtagtataGATTTGAGTTTTGTGGAAATAGGAGAGTTTTTCCAAAAGACAATTTTTCTTCCAAGAGTCCTTTTTTACTTGTTCGTTTTCAAAAATTAtgtatattaaaaaatattagtTAAATAATATTTTGTATAAATATTTCTGAAAATTCGAAAATCTAATTTAAGACACTAAAGGGAGTGTATTAAACTGGGATTTTAATGCATTATATATAATAGATGAATTTTTATGGATTATATCTGATTTTGATTTTACTGGATAAAATGTAGTAGAATTGATGAAGAGTATTTAGGATTTAAACACAATGCTTCAAAATATCATGAATTACGGTGGGATTTCAAAAACCATAAAATACATTGAACAATcccacaaaatccatcattttatgaagtttaaaaAAATCTGTtgtgaataccatcagattttaatAGATTTTAAATAATCTTACTTGAATAACATCAATTTTGTAGCataattttaaattctaattGAATATCACCAGATTTTGTAGCATAATTTAAAATTCTAGTTGAATACCATAAAACTATGATACATTTTTTAAAATCCTTGTTGAATACACCTACATTTCATGAATAAAAAAAACTTTTAAAATCTCAGTTTAATACACCCATAGTCTTAAATGAATTAAATTCTGAAATAGTAGATACAGAGATAGCTTTGGAAAAAATATCTCTAAAATTTATTTGGACACTAAAGATGAACAGTATCAAGGTCCAGCGAAGGGACAAAACCAATTTTAAAAATGAAAGGTAAACAAGGATTAAGGGAATAGTATTTATGAAAAGATTTCTTTTTTAAGATTATCCCCAGATTTTAATAAAGGGCACTGAAAGAACAAAAATTAAATCCGATGTTCAAATCCTTTCTAGATTGATCGTCTTCCCCCTAAAAAATTTACTAATGAATGGTATATTAATCATGTCTTTATTATGAAGCAGTCTCAAGCTGGAGCAACTTCCTTACTTCATTGGCAAGATCAATCACATGTTCGTCTTCGCATCCTGCATAATATTTaagatattttttttattctaAATCATAAACTGAATAAGTAGATGCCAGGATGAACAGAAACATAGTACTAGAAATAATACATGGTAATTTAGTACAATTGTCTGACAAATAGAGTAACTAGTTCTTGGTAGAAGAAAGCCTGAAAATGTTTACCTAATTGAACTAGTGCCTTTTCCAGATGGAAAAGGTAGTCTCTATTAGGTCCCGAAGGTCCTTCTGCTTTAATAATTTGCCTGCACAATAAGTGGACTTCTAATCATATTCCCTTTTAAAATACAAAGCTAGAGGAGAATGCGTACTTCACACTGAAACCATTAGCCATCACTAACAGTGGTTTGTAGACCTACTTTGTAAAATAAACAAAATTTTTGTTTGCTTAGGGGGAGGAGAAACATGACCATTTCAATAGATTATACATTATTTGTCCAAGAAGAAGAGATCATGCTCATACATAGAATATGACAAGTGTCCAAGATAATTCATTCAGTATCAATTGGTTTCCAATGAGCAGCTGTttatatatactccctccgtcccaaccAATTCTTTACGTTTGGTTTGGGCAAGGAGGTcaagaaatatgtataaagtagtaaaaaaaagaaagaaaagtgggTGAAGTGGTAGGACCAATTGATTTATAATGTATTAGtggagtaaaagtagtgtgaaaagtAAGGAAAAGTGGGAAAGTGGTGGGACCCATTGACTATTTgtggtaagttttgaaatgtaaagaattggatgggacatcccaaaaaggaaagtgtaaagaaatggttgggacagagggagtattttTTTGTATATACGTGAACAGGAACTTTCACTTATTTAAACAATAGAGTTTACGATACAACTGAATTTTAAATTTCTGTTAGTATGATCAATATCCCTGTATACGTTTTACAACAATAGACAAGGTATTGTATGGCATCAAGTTCATCAAACTAAAATATTTCTGAAAATCTAGCAGCTTAGTGTACAACTTTGATTGTGCAAGTTCACTAGTACATACTGGCAGCATCTCAAAGCCAAAATGCAATGTAAACAAAAGAAAATAATACCTGGCAAGTTCTTCAAGTGATGCAGGGCCCAGATAATTCTTGTTGAGCTTCCTATCCGAAGATGCTATATATCTGAATAGTCAAAACTATCATCATTATCTAGTAAACTTTTGGCATTCACACGTAAGCATTTTGCATATAGTAAGTAGTTGTGTCTGTTGGACCTTCTAGATACTTACACCATTACTCCACAAAGCGCAGGTGTAGAAGCTGTGGACTCCTGAAAAGGAATTTAGTACAATTTAATCACCTCCGTATCAAGTAAATATGTCAATAGTTAAATTTGAAAAGTGGTGGAAAATTTATATTTTTCTGGTACTTAATCCAAAACTTACAGTGTAAAAATCAAGGTAAGCCTTCTTGTCATATTGTTTCTCCCTCACTTCTAGATGCTACATGTTGAAACATTATAATAATTCTGTTACGATATAGTACCAGAACATGCAGCCTGAGAATTTTCTGCAATCCTTATGTCTTTTGATAAAAAGACAAATAAAGCTAGAGGGTGAATTATGTTAATATGAAAAAGATACAAGGGACCTTCCATATTCTTCAACGCATGAAAAAATTTGTAGATATTACTAAAGCTTGTTAATATGGAAAAATCTATAGGGTGAATTATGTTAATACGAACAAGAAATAAGGGCCTAAGGTCGATCTTAGTAACTAATCAATTACATAAAGTATGATCACATTTTACAGGAATTACAGCTTTAATTATCAAACATCGTACTTAAATCTATTGTTtcattattataattttaaattaatttatcattattataatcaAACTCAAGAAAACTCTGAAACTATTGATAAATAAATACGTACAATTTAGGTCGTTCAGGACTTCAGGGTGTTACACACATTTTCTTCATGATATGAATGACTTATGGCAACTCCGTAGTAGGTTTAGATAGAAGTACACACATCATACACAAGGTAAACACACTTGGAGCAAATTTTAAAATAAGATAATAAAGAAGAAGAGATCTCAGATACATCATACACACAAAGTGGACAACAAAGGAAAAAATATAACAGCTTGCTTGGCTGTTTTGCAATTCCATGCTGCAATATCAGCAGACTAGCAAGTATATCATCTtttgatattaataaaaatttcctttttttttttgcttttgtCAGTCTGACTGTCTTCACGTCTCCTCCTTTTCTTTCAGAAGCTATTGATATTAATAATAAGCAAAGTAATGTGGAATTCCAAAAAATCTTAACTACTTATATAAGCTTCTGATCTTTTGACGCATATAAAGTGCAATATATCCGGTAAACCAAAGTAAGAATATACCAGTAGTGCTGCCTCTTCATCTTCTTTGCTTGACACCTTGTAGGCAATCCCCCACTATGACAAAATGATAACAAAAATCAGCAATTATCTTAAAATACACAATATAATATAAATGAATCCTAATCGAAGATACTCATTACTTATGTAGTAACTCTACCAATAATTCCTAGGTCGAACTTGCCACTGTATTGCAAGCTAATGGCTAAACATGTACCCACAGGTCTTAACTATATGTCCTCTCCACTGTATTAATTTATTGTTATATACTAGTATAGTACATGATAGCATAAATTTATGCTAGTATAGTACCCTGTTGTTATTTTGTATACTAGAGGGAGAGGGATATAATATTTAGTGGAAGCTTATCTTTTTATTTATCAAAAGACTCTTTATATAGAGCTCAAACAAATTACATAGGCATGATTAGTGCCACATAAATAGCATAGGAAGTTACAAATCTTTTCTAATTAAAGAGACATTTAAACATAATAATACACTTGATTCTTCCTTACAATTTTTAATCAATATTCTGACATACCCCCTTTGTCCCGTAATTTTTGTCTCAATCTGACTTTTCAAAGTCAAATTTATCTAACTTTGACTAACAATTTAGGAATACTCGTTTATGATTTTACAAATTTATAAATTTGTTCACAAAATAGAAGAATCAAATATTCCTAtgatatttttagaaaaattaaaaattattatataatatgTTTAGTTTGTTGATCAAAATTTGTCAATTTGACTTTAAGAAGTCAAACTAAGACAGGATTTATGGGACAGTACATGATAGCATAAATAAGTACATAAATGTATAAAATTTATATGAAAATTTAACGAAAACAAACAAAACAGGAAAATTTGTTTCAAAGATCGGAAGGCTGAAAAGTATTTGCTTCATAGTTCCAATGGAAGACTTTGCTTCAGATTTGCAGGGAGAGAATAGGAGAGACCTCGAAAGAAATAGAAGGAAAAGTAACTAAATAAACTTTCTTTAGCGTAATCCTAAATAAGATTTGCAAAGGAAAGAGTAGGAAATAAGTTGAAATAAATGTAGGCGAAAGAagctaaataaactttattaaagTTAAGATATAATAGATAGCAAATATGTGAACCGGGTGGGGAAGGGTAGTCGATTGTGAAATCATTAGAAGATTGGTTTGGAAggaaattataaaaatttattgtTTCTCTTCTTCCCTCTTCTCACAAAAAAAACTTGGGACCAAATAAAATCGGGCTAAGATTCCCAGAGGGACTGTTACTCCATACTGGTTGCAATCAAACAAAAGCAAGTTTTAAAAGGTTTGCAGTACCTACTGGTTCATTGAGAAAAGCACATTATTCAAAGTGATGTAAAAATTTATTTAGTGTGCTATGTTACCATATGAAAATAATTAGCAAACGCGTTTTGCGACCAAACATATACGTGTACTAATATAACTTTACAGAAATATGTAATTTATTCAAATGAAATAAAATACAGTACAAGGTAACATTTATAAAGTCAAGATTATAAATAAACGGAACGCCTTTTTTGATGCCCCTAGCCTGTAAAGAATAATGATAGCATATAGTAGTACAGCATGTCGTGTTATATTATCATTGAATTACATATGAGTGGTGAGAACTGGTTATTGGAGTGAAACAATATGAGAAAAATACAATTGCTGACGTTCACAACTTGTAGATAGATAAGAAAACTATTTATCCAAGTTCATATTAGTAAAATTAACTTAAACAATAGCGGAAAATATAATGGTGTTCTTAATGTGTTGAGTATGGCATCAACACTTTTCAATTAGCCTACAAAAGAAAAACTAGGAGATTAAAATCAGTAGCCTCATCAAAATATATATCCAACAAAATTACATAAAGAAAACCCCAAAAAATGACATAAAAATAAGTGGTTAATTAGAATATTAAGCTTTGAGCTTAAATTTTGGTTTGAATCAAATGTGTGGTAAGGCTCTAGAACAACACAAAACTGGAATGTTAATAATGCAGAAAAAGGAGGAGGGAGGAAGAGGGGAACATACACAAACTTGGGCGTGAGCGGGTTCCAAAGTAACAGTTCGACCAGGATAATCAGGAGTCCCTCTATGATCTGTACTACCTGCACAAGTGAAACACTTTCATAAACATTCAAACAAACCCAACCCTGCTAAACAATTATAATTACAGAGACTAATACAATCAGAAtataaaaaaagaagaagaaaccTTGAAAAAAGACACGGCGATAGTTTTTGATGAAACCAACAAGGCGATCGTCATATTTAAAGCCTGCTTTCCATATTAGAGACCCGTATCCAAATACCCACATCACCATTTTTTTTATACCTCCTCAACGAATGATTGATGTGGTAATACTGTACAAACATTCATGCCACTGGACCGTATCTTGTTCTTTCAGCCCCAAACTCACATCCTGTCAGAGATCATACTATTCTTCTTCCAATTACATTCCACCACGTCATACTATTACCATATATACTCCCATTTATTTAAGCTTTCTTTTTTAGGAAATTTTTCAAAAATGGTAAaggtttta
It contains:
- the LOC141720232 gene encoding gamma-glutamylcyclotransferase 2-3; translated protein: MVMWVFGYGSLIWKAGFKYDDRLVGFIKNYRRVFFQGSTDHRGTPDYPGRTVTLEPAHAQVCWGIAYKVSSKEDEEAALLHLEVREKQYDKKAYLDFYTESTASTPALCGVMVYIASSDRKLNKNYLGPASLEELARQIIKAEGPSGPNRDYLFHLEKALVQLGCEDEHVIDLANEVRKLLQLETAS